From one Dermatophagoides farinae isolate YC_2012a chromosome 5, ASM2471394v1, whole genome shotgun sequence genomic stretch:
- the LOC124499562 gene encoding uncharacterized protein LOC124499562 isoform X1, protein MAYCIWSTKNLSSTKIIPLFIITTIIFITIIQCEFQKCTPRYCLLQKCPDKPCKGDNKILFHNVTTCGCCNECVEELEENVDCVLEMKGIIPDTQCGPHLRCVKKTRNECDVNAICRKIGDIESEDPNSEHGCEYEKQRFDQNRFQMQPYSLRPECDQFGDYKIRQCKNGTLCQCVKQYKDNKTGKIKTRPIFGTDIYTNADKMNCLCSYQFENVNEKLREMIHSLKENERWEILPDIEKYNQHRDMDPIFFVRCQSNGNFEPYQSYGNYSYCVDEKTGRVQDRPVLMEHASELPCYSHRYPFKRGDDSCISHYNRTVNEYYKLQNEHGFNVIAFDLPNCDLDGTYAPIQCENDKCYCVNKKGKKYNGIIDGKKWDYGIDRIDQYFGSTQQCSCLRNKNLIRDIGKRDKITELFSKYQCDINGNYLPLQCSNTDCYCVDQITGHAILDEHGSMQIALKTEQEQIHRLSCYRNYPDEHKKRLDKSIHDIG, encoded by the exons ATGGCATATTGTATTtggtcaacaaaaaatttatcatcaacaaaaatcattccattattcataattactaccatcatattcattaccattatacagtgtgaatttcaaaaatgtaCACCACGATATTGTCTTTTACAAAAATGTCCAGATAAACCATGTAAAggtgataataaaattttattccataATGTTACCACTTGTGGTTGTTGTAATGAATGTGTTGAAGAACTTG aGGAAAATGTTGATTGCGTATTGGAAATGAAAGGTATTATACCGGATACACAATGTGGTCCACATCTTCGATGTGttaaaaaaaccagaaatgaATGTGATGTTAATGCCATCTGTCGGAAAA TTGGCGATATTGAAAGTGAAGATCCAAATTCAGAACATGGttgtgaatatgaaaaacaacgatTTGATCAGAATCGATTTCAGATGCAGCCATATAGTTTACGGCCAGAATGTGATCAATTTGGTGATTATAAAATTCGTCAATGTAAAAATGGAACATT ATGTCAATGTGTCAAACAATATAAAGATAATAAAACTggtaaaatcaaaacaagaCCAATATTCGGTACAGATATCTATACAAATGCagataaaatgaattgtc TTTGTTcatatcaatttgaaaatgtcaatgaaaaattacgTGAAATGATACATTCATTAAAAGAGAATGAACGTTGGGAAATATTACCggatattgaaaaatataatcaacaTCGTGATAtggatccaattttttttgtacgtTGTCAATCGAATGGAAATTTTGAACCATATCAATCATATGGAAATTATTCTTATtgtgttgatgaaaaaactgGCCGTGTACAAGATAGGCCTGTACTTATGGAACATGCATCAGAATTACCATGTT attcaCATCGATATCCGTTTAAACGTGGCGATGATAGCTGTATTTCACATTATAATCGTACtgtgaatgaatattataaATTACAAAATGAACATGGTTTCAATGTGATTGCATTCGATTTACCAAATTGTGATCTTGATGGTACATATGCACCAATACaatgtgaaaatgataa GTGTTATTGCGTGAATAAAAAAGGtaaaaaatataatggaataatagatggaaaaaaatgggattACGGAATCGATcgtattgatcaatattttggTTCAACACAACAATGTT cCTGTCTACGTAATAAAAATCTAATTCGTGACATTGGTAAACGTGATAAAATAACGGAATTATTTAGTAAATATCAATGTGATATAAATGGCAATTATTTACCATTACAATGTTCAAATACTGATTGTTATTGTGTTGATCAAATAACTGGACATGCAATATTGGATGAACATGGATCAATGCAGATTGCATTGAAAACTGAACAGGAACAGATACATAGATTATCATGTTATCGTAATTATCCGGATGAACATAAAAAACGATTGGATAAAAGTATACATGATATTGGctaa
- the LOC124499562 gene encoding uncharacterized protein LOC124499562 isoform X2, with protein sequence MLPLVVVVMNVLKNLVKENVDCVLEMKGIIPDTQCGPHLRCVKKTRNECDVNAICRKIGDIESEDPNSEHGCEYEKQRFDQNRFQMQPYSLRPECDQFGDYKIRQCKNGTLCQCVKQYKDNKTGKIKTRPIFGTDIYTNADKMNCLCSYQFENVNEKLREMIHSLKENERWEILPDIEKYNQHRDMDPIFFVRCQSNGNFEPYQSYGNYSYCVDEKTGRVQDRPVLMEHASELPCYSHRYPFKRGDDSCISHYNRTVNEYYKLQNEHGFNVIAFDLPNCDLDGTYAPIQCENDKCYCVNKKGKKYNGIIDGKKWDYGIDRIDQYFGSTQQCSCLRNKNLIRDIGKRDKITELFSKYQCDINGNYLPLQCSNTDCYCVDQITGHAILDEHGSMQIALKTEQEQIHRLSCYRNYPDEHKKRLDKSIHDIG encoded by the exons ATGTTACCACTTGTGGTTGTTGTAATGAATGTGTTGAAGAACTTGGTTA aGGAAAATGTTGATTGCGTATTGGAAATGAAAGGTATTATACCGGATACACAATGTGGTCCACATCTTCGATGTGttaaaaaaaccagaaatgaATGTGATGTTAATGCCATCTGTCGGAAAA TTGGCGATATTGAAAGTGAAGATCCAAATTCAGAACATGGttgtgaatatgaaaaacaacgatTTGATCAGAATCGATTTCAGATGCAGCCATATAGTTTACGGCCAGAATGTGATCAATTTGGTGATTATAAAATTCGTCAATGTAAAAATGGAACATT ATGTCAATGTGTCAAACAATATAAAGATAATAAAACTggtaaaatcaaaacaagaCCAATATTCGGTACAGATATCTATACAAATGCagataaaatgaattgtc TTTGTTcatatcaatttgaaaatgtcaatgaaaaattacgTGAAATGATACATTCATTAAAAGAGAATGAACGTTGGGAAATATTACCggatattgaaaaatataatcaacaTCGTGATAtggatccaattttttttgtacgtTGTCAATCGAATGGAAATTTTGAACCATATCAATCATATGGAAATTATTCTTATtgtgttgatgaaaaaactgGCCGTGTACAAGATAGGCCTGTACTTATGGAACATGCATCAGAATTACCATGTT attcaCATCGATATCCGTTTAAACGTGGCGATGATAGCTGTATTTCACATTATAATCGTACtgtgaatgaatattataaATTACAAAATGAACATGGTTTCAATGTGATTGCATTCGATTTACCAAATTGTGATCTTGATGGTACATATGCACCAATACaatgtgaaaatgataa GTGTTATTGCGTGAATAAAAAAGGtaaaaaatataatggaataatagatggaaaaaaatgggattACGGAATCGATcgtattgatcaatattttggTTCAACACAACAATGTT cCTGTCTACGTAATAAAAATCTAATTCGTGACATTGGTAAACGTGATAAAATAACGGAATTATTTAGTAAATATCAATGTGATATAAATGGCAATTATTTACCATTACAATGTTCAAATACTGATTGTTATTGTGTTGATCAAATAACTGGACATGCAATATTGGATGAACATGGATCAATGCAGATTGCATTGAAAACTGAACAGGAACAGATACATAGATTATCATGTTATCGTAATTATCCGGATGAACATAAAAAACGATTGGATAAAAGTATACATGATATTGGctaa